One part of the Lapillicoccus jejuensis genome encodes these proteins:
- a CDS encoding Maf family protein gives MPHPTSSTTPVALVLASQSPARLATLRAAGIEPQVVVSDVDEEAAVAQARAAYGELEPADVALLLARAKCEAVASQVETSTLVLGCDSVLELDGEVHGKPADAAEARERWRRMRGRSGVLHTGHWLRDERDEDEGGTGATLGATASTTVHFAEVTDDEIEAYVATGEPLRVAGAFTVDGLGGAFVTGIEGDHHNVVGLSLPLLRELVAEVGVGWFVLGRG, from the coding sequence GTGCCCCACCCCACGTCCTCCACCACCCCCGTCGCCCTCGTCCTCGCCTCCCAGTCGCCCGCTCGCCTGGCCACCCTGCGCGCGGCGGGGATCGAGCCGCAGGTGGTCGTCAGCGACGTCGACGAGGAGGCGGCCGTCGCGCAGGCGAGGGCGGCGTACGGCGAGCTGGAGCCCGCGGACGTGGCGCTGCTGCTGGCCCGCGCCAAGTGCGAGGCGGTGGCCTCCCAGGTCGAGACCTCCACCCTCGTCCTCGGCTGCGACTCCGTCCTGGAGCTCGACGGGGAGGTGCACGGCAAGCCGGCCGACGCCGCCGAGGCGCGCGAGCGCTGGCGGCGGATGCGCGGCCGCTCCGGGGTGCTGCACACCGGCCACTGGTTGCGGGACGAGCGCGACGAGGACGAGGGCGGCACCGGCGCCACGCTCGGCGCCACCGCCAGCACCACTGTCCACTTCGCCGAGGTCACCGACGACGAGATCGAGGCGTACGTCGCCACCGGAGAGCCGCTGCGGGTCGCCGGGGCGTTCACCGTCGACGGCCTCGGGGGCGCCTTCGTCACCGGGATCGAGGGCGACCACCACAACGTCGTCGGCCTGTCCCTGCCGCTCCTGCGCGAGCTCGTCGCCGAGGTCGGCGTGGGCTGGTTCGTCCTCGGACGCGGCTGA
- a CDS encoding Na+/H+ antiporter, which produces MEPALTLIFLAATVVVVAAGARRLNLSAPLVLTAVGILASFVPWVPELQVGPQVILFGILPPLLYAASIRSSLVDLGANRNVIGLLSVGLVVFTAFGVALVTWKLLDIPFAAALALGGVVAPPDAVAATAVARRIGLPRRIVTILEGESLFNDATALVIVRAAILGIAGSVSLAEVGGDFLLAAAGGILIGLVVAWVLGHVRQRITDVTTDVALSFMAPWLAYLPAESIHASGVLAVVVAGILLGHKAPVVQTAQSRTAERLNWTTIQFLLENAVFLVIGLYAHVIVAAVVSSELGLGRSVLIALLVLLTVMLLRPVWILLLGASLRLAPGRHVESASIKAGLVLSWAGMRGVVTLAAALLLPTTTPHREVLLFIALVVTVGTLLLQGLTLPWLVRRLGVHGPDPREDALQTATVLGRAVAKGNAVLEEHLHDDTPQAIVDQLRFQGERRTHLAWERLGTTRIDEPSPNEVYRRLRRKMLKAERQEVLRLRDTGTVDREVLDEVMTSLDLEESMLTIVDDRETELQDRIITTPEPQRGDCEHLREACSSTEPDDPDRCRDCIEEGLTWVNLRMCLECGKVACCDSSVGRHSERHWQHTQHPVMRSIEPGEQWRWCYVDELLG; this is translated from the coding sequence GTGGAGCCCGCCCTCACCCTCATCTTCCTGGCGGCGACCGTCGTGGTCGTCGCCGCCGGCGCCCGGCGCCTCAACCTCTCCGCCCCGCTCGTGCTCACCGCCGTCGGGATCCTCGCCTCCTTCGTCCCGTGGGTCCCGGAGCTGCAGGTGGGTCCGCAGGTCATCCTCTTCGGCATCCTGCCGCCCCTGCTGTACGCCGCCTCGATCCGCTCCTCGCTCGTGGACCTCGGCGCCAACCGCAACGTCATCGGCCTGCTCTCCGTGGGCCTCGTCGTGTTCACCGCCTTCGGCGTCGCCCTCGTGACGTGGAAGCTGCTCGACATCCCGTTCGCCGCGGCGCTGGCCCTCGGCGGCGTCGTCGCGCCACCCGACGCGGTGGCCGCCACGGCGGTGGCCCGTCGCATCGGCCTGCCCCGCCGCATCGTCACCATCCTCGAGGGCGAGTCGCTGTTCAACGACGCCACCGCCCTCGTCATCGTCCGGGCCGCCATCCTCGGGATCGCCGGCAGCGTCAGCCTCGCCGAGGTCGGCGGCGACTTCCTGCTCGCCGCCGCGGGCGGCATCCTCATCGGCCTCGTCGTCGCGTGGGTGCTGGGGCACGTGCGCCAGCGGATCACCGACGTGACCACCGACGTCGCGCTGTCGTTCATGGCGCCCTGGCTGGCGTACCTGCCCGCCGAGTCCATCCACGCCTCGGGAGTCCTCGCCGTCGTCGTCGCCGGGATCCTGCTCGGGCACAAGGCCCCCGTCGTCCAGACCGCGCAGTCGCGCACCGCCGAGCGCCTGAACTGGACGACGATCCAGTTCCTGCTCGAGAACGCCGTCTTCCTCGTCATCGGCCTGTACGCGCACGTCATCGTCGCCGCCGTCGTGAGCTCCGAGCTGGGTCTCGGGCGTTCGGTCCTCATCGCCCTGCTCGTCCTGCTCACGGTCATGCTCCTCCGCCCCGTGTGGATCCTCCTGCTCGGTGCCTCGCTGCGCCTGGCCCCCGGCCGGCACGTCGAGTCCGCGTCCATCAAGGCCGGTCTCGTGCTGTCCTGGGCGGGGATGCGCGGGGTGGTCACCCTGGCCGCCGCCCTGCTGCTCCCCACGACGACGCCGCACCGCGAGGTCCTGCTCTTCATCGCGCTCGTCGTCACCGTCGGCACGCTCCTGCTGCAGGGCCTGACCCTCCCCTGGCTCGTGCGCCGACTCGGGGTCCACGGGCCCGACCCGCGCGAGGACGCCCTGCAGACCGCGACCGTCCTCGGGCGCGCCGTGGCCAAGGGCAACGCGGTCCTGGAGGAGCACCTGCACGACGACACCCCGCAGGCGATCGTCGACCAGCTGCGGTTCCAGGGCGAGCGTCGTACCCACCTGGCCTGGGAGCGGCTCGGCACCACGCGGATCGACGAACCGAGCCCCAACGAGGTCTACCGCAGGCTGCGCCGCAAGATGCTCAAGGCCGAGCGTCAGGAGGTGCTGCGGCTGCGCGACACCGGCACCGTCGACCGCGAGGTCCTCGACGAGGTGATGACCAGCCTCGACCTCGAGGAGTCGATGCTCACCATCGTCGACGACCGCGAGACGGAGCTCCAGGACCGGATCATCACCACGCCCGAACCGCAGCGCGGCGACTGCGAGCACCTGCGCGAGGCGTGCAGCTCGACCGAGCCCGACGACCCCGACCGGTGTCGCGACTGCATCGAGGAGGGGCTGACCTGGGTCAACCTGCGGATGTGCCTCGAGTGCGGCAAGGTCGCCTGCTGCGACTCGTCCGTGGGGCGCCACAGCGAGCGGCACTGGCAGCACACCCAGCACCCGGTGATGCGCAGCATCGAGCCGGGCGAGCAGTGGCGCTGGTGCTACGTCGACGAGCTGCTCGGCTAG
- a CDS encoding MFS transporter, which produces MTAVEAPALARASSKVARRLVWFLALLYFVNYLDRTNISFAGPNGMNDDLGLSQAAFGLASGVFFIGYLLLEVPSNLALHRFGARRWIARIMVSWGVVATAMTFVPNAGWLYGLRFLLGIAEAGFFPGIILYLTYWFPQKERARITALFMAAVPLSTAIGSPLSSWVISTGHGIGGLAGWRVMFLVEGIPAVLLGIACWFYLTDRPADARWLDTDERAALQGTMDADEGAKAGRYHASVRGTLGSPRVWTLALVYFGGVYGLYALGFFLPTIIKGFEKQYGTSYSLLERGFINAIPYVLGAVAMLLWARHGDRTGERVWHVAGPLAVGGLAIPVTLYLGSPVAAMVAVSICAIGIMCFLPTFWALPTTFLSGAAAASGIALVNAVGNTSGFVAPYVTGWLADLTGNQRAGLWLVGAAMLLGAVLTLVLRAAPRPDVD; this is translated from the coding sequence GTGACCGCCGTCGAGGCCCCCGCCCTCGCCCGGGCGTCGAGCAAGGTCGCTCGGCGGTTGGTGTGGTTCCTCGCGCTGCTCTACTTCGTCAACTACCTCGACCGGACGAACATCTCCTTCGCCGGCCCGAACGGCATGAACGACGACCTGGGCCTCAGCCAGGCGGCGTTCGGCCTCGCCTCCGGGGTGTTCTTCATCGGCTACCTGCTGCTCGAGGTCCCCAGCAACCTGGCTCTGCACCGGTTCGGCGCCCGTCGCTGGATCGCCCGGATCATGGTCAGCTGGGGCGTCGTCGCCACCGCCATGACGTTCGTGCCGAACGCGGGCTGGCTCTACGGCCTGCGCTTCCTCCTCGGGATCGCCGAGGCCGGTTTCTTCCCGGGAATCATCCTCTACCTCACCTACTGGTTCCCGCAGAAGGAGCGCGCACGCATCACCGCGCTCTTCATGGCGGCCGTGCCGCTGTCGACGGCGATCGGCTCCCCGCTGTCCTCGTGGGTCATCTCGACCGGCCACGGCATCGGCGGCCTCGCCGGCTGGCGGGTGATGTTCCTCGTCGAGGGCATCCCGGCCGTCCTGCTCGGCATCGCCTGCTGGTTCTACCTCACCGACCGTCCCGCCGACGCCCGCTGGCTCGACACCGACGAGCGGGCCGCCCTGCAGGGGACGATGGACGCCGACGAGGGTGCCAAGGCCGGCCGCTACCACGCCTCGGTGCGCGGCACGCTCGGCAGCCCGCGCGTGTGGACGCTCGCCCTGGTCTACTTCGGCGGCGTCTACGGCCTCTACGCCCTCGGCTTCTTCCTCCCGACGATCATCAAGGGCTTCGAGAAGCAGTACGGCACGTCGTACTCGCTGCTCGAGCGCGGCTTCATCAACGCCATCCCGTACGTCCTCGGCGCCGTCGCCATGCTCCTGTGGGCGCGGCACGGCGACCGCACCGGCGAGCGCGTCTGGCACGTCGCGGGTCCGCTCGCGGTCGGCGGCCTGGCCATCCCGGTCACGCTCTACCTCGGCAGCCCCGTGGCCGCGATGGTCGCCGTCTCGATCTGCGCCATCGGGATCATGTGCTTCCTGCCGACCTTCTGGGCCCTGCCCACGACGTTCCTCTCCGGCGCCGCCGCGGCGAGCGGCATCGCGCTGGTCAACGCGGTGGGCAACACGTCCGGCTTCGTGGCGCCGTACGTCACCGGCTGGCTGGCCGACCTCACCGGCAACCAGCGGGCCGGGCTGTGGCTCGTCGGGGCGGCGATGCTCCTCGGCGCCGTCCTCACCCTCGTCCTGCGCGCGGCACCCCGGCCCGACGTCGACTGA